The following proteins are co-located in the Festucalex cinctus isolate MCC-2025b chromosome 15, RoL_Fcin_1.0, whole genome shotgun sequence genome:
- the pitpnm2 gene encoding membrane-associated phosphatidylinositol transfer protein 2 isoform X4: MLIKEYRIPMPMSVDEYRIAQLYMIQKKSREESCGEGSGVEILENKPYQDGPGGSGQYTHKVYHIGKHIPSWFCSILPQAALRVEEESWNAYPYTRTRYTCPFVEKFSIDIETYYMPDTGDQSDVFNLSPAEKRQRTVDPIDIVKDYIAPHEYLAEEDPRLYQSLKTRRGPLSEDWIEEINRSPGDRSVMCAYKLCKVEFRYWGMQSKIERFIHDVGLRKVMVRAHRQAWCWQDEWYGLTIEDIRQLELETQLALAKKMAQYSLGDEGGSDTNGCPAPQDQDRDRDQESRAAAAAGSAVEAEAGGVNPPGVLDNRGELTKQWSTSSRSSNRSSKRGGSPSHHSLSEWRMQSIARESDDSTDDEFFDAHDSFSDGEEAFPKEITKWSSNDLMDKMETIEVDEGQESLYPESGGEFGVMTNEETHAEASQQRLQPSKIHVLILVLHGGNILDTGSGEQNSKQGDVNTLSGAFETVMRVHYPAALGRIAIRTVPCPAVCVEAFSLVSNLSPYSYDEGCLSSSQDHIPLAALPLLATSAPQYQDAVAAVILRANQVYADFIRSLEGASFNGQVCVIGDCVGGILGFDALCSSSVLVLESPNSSRRGSAISVQDTELLSPGIVINSASPSSPSLEGSRHLSRSNIDIPRCSGADEPKKQLPRKRSDSSTYELDTIKHHQAFLSSLHSSVIHAESCSRRSSNSTMLEGGSLGKFDFEVTDFFLFGSPLGLVLALRKTVVPSLDVTALRPACQQVHNLFHPADPSASRLEPLLDKRFHLLPPLSVPRYQRFPLGDGHSALLVETVQSNPQLLMEPALHRSQETGVNETCIPVPVLNWPSSTDGSAHISVDAAHPPPSTSPGVPHIRCHRRASEASLASQVSGLADSYAASNIANTGRVKKKRPSLLSQLPVSYHKLASRTPSLRSCRKTRQVFPRAAESEPSSDAGSDGATDIADVTSPGALKTLEQGTLGCVV, encoded by the exons ATGCTGATCAAGGAGTACCGCATCCCCATGCCCATGAGCGTGGACGAGTACCGCATCGCTCAGCTCTACATGATACAG aaaaagagccGCGAGGAGAGCTGCGGCGAGGGCAGCGGCGTGGAGATCCTGGAGAACAAACCGTACCAGGACGGGCCCGGCGGCTCGGGCCAGTACACCCACAAAGTCTACCACATCGGCAAGCACATCCCGTCCTGGTTTTGCTCCATCCTGCCTCAGGCCGCCCTGCGCGTGGAGGAGGAGTCGTGGAACGCTTACCCTTACACGCGCACCAG GTACACGTGTCCGTTCGTGGAGAAGTTCTCCATCGACATCGAGACGTACTACATGCCCGACACCGGCGACCAATCGGACGTCTTCAACCTGTCCCCCGCCGAGAAGAGGCAAAGGACAGTCG ACCCCATCGACATCGTCAAGGACTACATCGCGCCTCACGAGTACCTGGCAGAGGAAGACCCCCGACTGTACCAATCGCTCAAGACCAGGCGAGGCCCGCTGTCCGAGGACTGGATCGAGGAGATCAACCGGAGTCCCGGCGACCGCTCGGTCATGTGCGCCTACAAGCTGTGCAAAGTGGAGTTCCGCTACTGGGGCATGCAGTCCAAGATCGAGCGCTTCATCCACGACGTCG GTCTGCGCAAAGTGATGGTGCGAGCCCACCGCCAGGCGTGGTGCTGGCAGGACGAGTGGTACGGTCTCACCATCGAGGACATCCGGCAGCTGGAGCTGGAGACTCAGCTGGCCCTCGCCAAGAAGATGGCCCAGTACAGCCTCGGCGACGAGGGCGGCTCCGACACCAACGGCTGTCCGGCCCCCCAGGACCAGGACCGGGACCGGGATCAGGAGTCgcgggccgccgccgccgccggatcCGCCGTTGAGGCCGAGGCCGGCGGCGTGAACCCGCCGGGAGTGCTGGACAACCGGGGGGAGCTGACCAAGCAGTGGTCCACCTCGTCCAGATCTTCCAACAGGTCGTCCAAGAGAGGAG GCAGTCCTTCTCATCACAGCCTGAGCGAGTGGAGGATGCAGAGCATCGCGCGGGAATCCGACGACAGCACCGACGACGAGTTTTTCGACGCGCACG ACAGTTTCTCCGACGGCGAGGAGGCCTTCCCCAAGGAGATCACCAAGTGGAGCTCCAACGACCTGATGGACAAAATGGAAACCATCGAGGTGGACGAGGGTCAAG AGTCGCTGTATCCCGAGTCGGGAGGGGAATTTGGCGTCATGACCAACGAGGAGACGCACGCCGAG GCATCCCAGCAACGTCTCCAGCCGTCCAAAATCCACGTGCTGATTCTGGTCCTGCATGGAGGAAACATTCTGGACACGGGCTCAG GCGAACAGAACAGCAAGCAAGGCGACGTCAACACGCTGAGCGGCGCCTTCGAGACGGTGATGAGGGTTCACTACCCGGCGGCGCTGGGCCGCATCGCCATCCGCACGGTTCCGTGTCCCGCTGTCTGCGTGGAAGCCTTCTCGCTGGTGTCCAA CCTGAGTCCGTACAGCTACGACGAGGGCTGCCTGTCGAGCAGTCAGGATCACATCCCGCTGGCCGCGCTGCCGCTCCTCGCCACGTCGGCGCCGCAGTACCAGGACGCCGTGGCCGCCGTCATCCTCAGAGCCAATCAGGTGTACGCCGACTTCATCCGGTCGCTGGAGGGAGCCTCCTTCAACGGGCAG GTGTGCGTGATCGGAGACTGCGTGGGAGGCATCCTGGGCTTCGATGCGCTCTGCAGTAGTTCTGTTCTGGTGTTGGAAAGTCCAAACAGTAGCAGGCGGGGCAGCGCCATCAGCGTGCAG GACACGGAGCTGCTTTCTCCCGGCATCGTCATCAACAGCGCGTCGCCGTCGTCGCCGTCCCTGGAAGGGAGTCGCCACCTGAGCCGGAGTAACATCGACATCCCTCGATGCTCGGGTGCCGACGAGCCCAAGAAGCAGCTGCCGCGCAAGCGCAGCGACTCCTCCACCTACGAGCTCGACACCATCAAGCATCATCAGGCCTTCTTGTCCAG CCTTCACTCCAGCGTGATCCACGCCGAGTCCTGCTCTCGCCGCTCCAGCAACAGCACCATGCTGGAGGGAGGCTCCCTGGGCAAGTTTGACTTTGAGGTGACAGACTTCTTCCTGTTTGGATCTCCTCTGGGCCTCGTGCTCGCCCTCAGGAAGACGGTGGTGCCCTCGTTGGACG TGACGGCGCTGCGTCCGGCCTGCCAGCAGGTGCACAACCTGTTCCACCCGGCAGACCCGTCGGCCTCCCGCCTGGAGCCTCTCCTGGACAAACGCTTCCACCTGCTGCCCCCCTTGAGCGTCCCCCGCTATCAGCGCTTTCCACTGGGGGACGGGCACTCGGCGCTCCTGG TGGAGACGGTACAGAGCAACCCTCAGCTCCTGATGGAGCCGGCGCTCCATCGCAGTCAGGAGACTGGCGTGAATGAGACCTGCATCCCCGTGCCTGTCCTCAACTGGCCGTCCTCCA CAGACGGCAGCGCTCACATCTCAGTGGACGCTGCGCACCCGCCCCCGTCCACGTCTCCCGGGGTACCCCACATCCGTTGCCACCGGCGAGCGAGCGAGGCCAGCCTGGCGAGCCAGGTGTCGGGCTTGGCCGACTCCTACGCCGCCTCCAACATCGCCAACA CCGgccgggtgaaaaaaaaaaggcccagtCTTCTCTCCCAGCTTCCCGTTTCCTACCATAAACTCGCCTCCCGGACGCCGTCGTTGCGCTCGTGCAGGAAAACCCGACAGGTGTTCCCGAGAGCCGCCGAGTCGGAGCCCAGCTCGGACGCCGGCTCGGATGGCGCCACTGACATCGCTGACGTCACCTCACCCGGGGCACTAAAGACCTTGGAGCAAGGTACCCTGGGATGTGTAGTGTGA
- the pitpnm2 gene encoding membrane-associated phosphatidylinositol transfer protein 2 isoform X3 encodes MLIKEYRIPMPMSVDEYRIAQLYMIQKKSREESCGEGSGVEILENKPYQDGPGGSGQYTHKVYHIGKHIPSWFCSILPQAALRVEEESWNAYPYTRTRYTCPFVEKFSIDIETYYMPDTGDQSDVFNLSPAEKRQRTVDPIDIVKDYIAPHEYLAEEDPRLYQSLKTRRGPLSEDWIEEINRSPGDRSVMCAYKLCKVEFRYWGMQSKIERFIHDVGLRKVMVRAHRQAWCWQDEWYGLTIEDIRQLELETQLALAKKMAQYSLGDEGGSDTNGCPAPQDQDRDRDQESRAAAAAGSAVEAEAGGVNPPGVLDNRGELTKQWSTSSRSSNRSSKRGGSPSHHSLSEWRMQSIARESDDSTDDEFFDAHDSFSDGEEAFPKEITKWSSNDLMDKMETIEVDEGQESLYPESGGEFGVMTNEETHAEASQQRLQPSKIHVLILVLHGGNILDTGSGEQNSKQGDVNTLSGAFETVMRVHYPAALGRIAIRTVPCPAVCVEAFSLVSNLSPYSYDEGCLSSSQDHIPLAALPLLATSAPQYQDAVAAVILRANQVYADFIRSLEGASFNGQVCVIGDCVGGILGFDALCSSSVLVLESPNSSRRGSAISVQDTELLSPGIVINSASPSSPSLEGSRHLSRSNIDIPRCSGADEPKKQLPRKRSDSSTYELDTIKHHQAFLSSLHSSVIHAESCSRRSSNSTMLEGGSLGKFDFEVTDFFLFGSPLGLVLALRKTVVPSLDVTALRPACQQVHNLFHPADPSASRLEPLLDKRFHLLPPLSVPRYQRFPLGDGHSALLVETVQSNPQLLMEPALHRSQETGVNETCIPVPVLNWPSSTDGSAHISVDAAHPPPSTSPGVPHIRCHRRASEASLASQVSGLADSYAASNIANIASRWWGSKRMDYALYCPDALTAFPTVALPHLFHASYWESTDVVSFLLRQVMRHENSGILELNGKEVSEFTPSKPREKWLRKRTHVKIRNVTANHRANDAVFTEDGGQTVTGRFMYGPLDMVTLTGEKIDIHIMTQPPSGEWVYFDTQLTNSSGRVSYALPDNKRLGIGVYPVKMVVRGDHTFADSYLTVVPRGTEFVVFSIDGSFAASVSIMGSDPKVRAGAVDVVRYWQDLGYLIVYVTGRPDMQKQRVVAWLSQHNFPHGVVSFCDGLVHDPLRHKANFLKCLVGEAQMRIFAAYGSSKDISVYANVGLPPSHIYIVGRPTKKMQHQCQFIPDGYASHLSQLEYSQRSRPAKSASARMVLRKGSFGLGAASGDFLRKRNHMFRTISPQQPGGPPSGSPKPPGRTERTQSQCEAERGPTAAGATAQRSMSVAAGCWGRSGSTKEGSAGLHGHK; translated from the exons ATGCTGATCAAGGAGTACCGCATCCCCATGCCCATGAGCGTGGACGAGTACCGCATCGCTCAGCTCTACATGATACAG aaaaagagccGCGAGGAGAGCTGCGGCGAGGGCAGCGGCGTGGAGATCCTGGAGAACAAACCGTACCAGGACGGGCCCGGCGGCTCGGGCCAGTACACCCACAAAGTCTACCACATCGGCAAGCACATCCCGTCCTGGTTTTGCTCCATCCTGCCTCAGGCCGCCCTGCGCGTGGAGGAGGAGTCGTGGAACGCTTACCCTTACACGCGCACCAG GTACACGTGTCCGTTCGTGGAGAAGTTCTCCATCGACATCGAGACGTACTACATGCCCGACACCGGCGACCAATCGGACGTCTTCAACCTGTCCCCCGCCGAGAAGAGGCAAAGGACAGTCG ACCCCATCGACATCGTCAAGGACTACATCGCGCCTCACGAGTACCTGGCAGAGGAAGACCCCCGACTGTACCAATCGCTCAAGACCAGGCGAGGCCCGCTGTCCGAGGACTGGATCGAGGAGATCAACCGGAGTCCCGGCGACCGCTCGGTCATGTGCGCCTACAAGCTGTGCAAAGTGGAGTTCCGCTACTGGGGCATGCAGTCCAAGATCGAGCGCTTCATCCACGACGTCG GTCTGCGCAAAGTGATGGTGCGAGCCCACCGCCAGGCGTGGTGCTGGCAGGACGAGTGGTACGGTCTCACCATCGAGGACATCCGGCAGCTGGAGCTGGAGACTCAGCTGGCCCTCGCCAAGAAGATGGCCCAGTACAGCCTCGGCGACGAGGGCGGCTCCGACACCAACGGCTGTCCGGCCCCCCAGGACCAGGACCGGGACCGGGATCAGGAGTCgcgggccgccgccgccgccggatcCGCCGTTGAGGCCGAGGCCGGCGGCGTGAACCCGCCGGGAGTGCTGGACAACCGGGGGGAGCTGACCAAGCAGTGGTCCACCTCGTCCAGATCTTCCAACAGGTCGTCCAAGAGAGGAG GCAGTCCTTCTCATCACAGCCTGAGCGAGTGGAGGATGCAGAGCATCGCGCGGGAATCCGACGACAGCACCGACGACGAGTTTTTCGACGCGCACG ACAGTTTCTCCGACGGCGAGGAGGCCTTCCCCAAGGAGATCACCAAGTGGAGCTCCAACGACCTGATGGACAAAATGGAAACCATCGAGGTGGACGAGGGTCAAG AGTCGCTGTATCCCGAGTCGGGAGGGGAATTTGGCGTCATGACCAACGAGGAGACGCACGCCGAG GCATCCCAGCAACGTCTCCAGCCGTCCAAAATCCACGTGCTGATTCTGGTCCTGCATGGAGGAAACATTCTGGACACGGGCTCAG GCGAACAGAACAGCAAGCAAGGCGACGTCAACACGCTGAGCGGCGCCTTCGAGACGGTGATGAGGGTTCACTACCCGGCGGCGCTGGGCCGCATCGCCATCCGCACGGTTCCGTGTCCCGCTGTCTGCGTGGAAGCCTTCTCGCTGGTGTCCAA CCTGAGTCCGTACAGCTACGACGAGGGCTGCCTGTCGAGCAGTCAGGATCACATCCCGCTGGCCGCGCTGCCGCTCCTCGCCACGTCGGCGCCGCAGTACCAGGACGCCGTGGCCGCCGTCATCCTCAGAGCCAATCAGGTGTACGCCGACTTCATCCGGTCGCTGGAGGGAGCCTCCTTCAACGGGCAG GTGTGCGTGATCGGAGACTGCGTGGGAGGCATCCTGGGCTTCGATGCGCTCTGCAGTAGTTCTGTTCTGGTGTTGGAAAGTCCAAACAGTAGCAGGCGGGGCAGCGCCATCAGCGTGCAG GACACGGAGCTGCTTTCTCCCGGCATCGTCATCAACAGCGCGTCGCCGTCGTCGCCGTCCCTGGAAGGGAGTCGCCACCTGAGCCGGAGTAACATCGACATCCCTCGATGCTCGGGTGCCGACGAGCCCAAGAAGCAGCTGCCGCGCAAGCGCAGCGACTCCTCCACCTACGAGCTCGACACCATCAAGCATCATCAGGCCTTCTTGTCCAG CCTTCACTCCAGCGTGATCCACGCCGAGTCCTGCTCTCGCCGCTCCAGCAACAGCACCATGCTGGAGGGAGGCTCCCTGGGCAAGTTTGACTTTGAGGTGACAGACTTCTTCCTGTTTGGATCTCCTCTGGGCCTCGTGCTCGCCCTCAGGAAGACGGTGGTGCCCTCGTTGGACG TGACGGCGCTGCGTCCGGCCTGCCAGCAGGTGCACAACCTGTTCCACCCGGCAGACCCGTCGGCCTCCCGCCTGGAGCCTCTCCTGGACAAACGCTTCCACCTGCTGCCCCCCTTGAGCGTCCCCCGCTATCAGCGCTTTCCACTGGGGGACGGGCACTCGGCGCTCCTGG TGGAGACGGTACAGAGCAACCCTCAGCTCCTGATGGAGCCGGCGCTCCATCGCAGTCAGGAGACTGGCGTGAATGAGACCTGCATCCCCGTGCCTGTCCTCAACTGGCCGTCCTCCA CAGACGGCAGCGCTCACATCTCAGTGGACGCTGCGCACCCGCCCCCGTCCACGTCTCCCGGGGTACCCCACATCCGTTGCCACCGGCGAGCGAGCGAGGCCAGCCTGGCGAGCCAGGTGTCGGGCTTGGCCGACTCCTACGCCGCCTCCAACATCGCCAACA TTGCGTCCCGTTGGTGGGGCAGCAAGCGGATGGACTACGCCCTCTACTGCCCCGATGCCCTGACGGCATTCCCCACCGTGGCCCTGCCGCACCTTTTCCATGCCTCGTACTGGGAGTCCACAGACGTGGTGTCTTTCCTGCTCAGACAG GTGATGAGGCATGAGAACTCCGGAATTCTGGAGCTGAACGGTAAAGAAGTATCGGAGTTCACGCCGTCCAAACCCAGGGAGAAGTGGTTGCGCAAACGGACTCATGTCAAAATCCGG AATGTGACGGCCAACCACCGCGCCAATGATGCCGTGTTCACGGAGGACGGTGGCCAGACGGTGACCGgtcgcttcatgtacggcccgCTGGACATGGTGACACTCACGGGAGAGAAG ATCGACATTCACATCATGACGCAGCCCCCCTCGGGCGAGTGGGTCTACTTCGACACGCAGCTCACCAACAGCAGCGGTCGCGTCTCGTACGCGCTCCCCGACAACAAGCGGCTGGGCATTGGGGTCTATCCCGTCAAAATGGTGGTCAG GGGCGACCACACGTTTGCCGACAGCTACCTCACCGTGGTTCCGCGCGGGACCGAATTTGTGGTGTTCAGCATCGACGGCTCGTTCGCCGCCAGCGTGTCCATCATGGGCAGCGACCCGAAGGTGCGAGCGGGAGCCGTGGATGTGGTCAG GTACTGGCAGGACCTGGGCTACCTGATCGTTTACGTGACGGGCCGTCCCGACATGCAGAAGCAGCGCGTGGTGGCGTGGCTCTCGCAGCACAACTTCCCGCACGGCGTGGTCTCCTTCTGCGACGGCCTGGTTCACGACCCGCTCCGCCACAAGGCCAACTTCCTCAAGTGCCTCGTCGGCGAG GCCCAGATGAGGATCTTTGCCGCCTATGGTTCCAGCAAGGACATTTCCGTGTACGCCAACGTTGGCCTACCGCCGTCGCACATCTACATAGTGggaagacccacaaaaaagatGCAGCACCAGTGTCAG TTCATTCCTGATGGCTACGCCTCGCACCTGTCCCAGCTGGAGTACAGCCAGCGTTCGCGTCCCGCCAAGTCGGCCAGCGCCCGCATGGTCCTGCGCAAGGGCAGCTTCGGGCTGGGCGCCGCCTCGGGGGACTTCCTGCGCAAGCGCAACCACATGTTTCGCACCATTTCCCCGCAGCAGCCCGGAGGCCCGCCGTCCGGCTCGCCCAAGCCGCCGGGCCGGACGGAGCGAACGCAGAGCCAGTGCGAGGCGGAGCGCGGCCCGACGGCGGCGGGCGCCACGGCGCAGCGGAGCATGAGCGTGGCGGCCGGATGTTGGGGACGCAGCGGAAGCACCAAGGAGGGAAGCGCGGGGTTACACGGCCACAAATGA